The Mucilaginibacter rubeus genomic interval GCAACATCCCCTCCCCGCTCAGCGGCGATGTTAAATTATCCGGACCAGCACCAGGCACCAGGATGTTTGAATATGGATAATCGGCCCACTTAATGGTTTTAACACGGGCTACCGCAGCTTTATTGGCGTTTAGCTCCATCGGCTCGTAATTGGCTGGATCCTGCCTTTCGTTAATTTGCAGATAAAGCAGAGCAGCCTGCATGGCAGGTTCAAAAAACAGCTTTGTTCCTTTAATATCACCTACCAATGTAGCGCTGGCATCATACATCAGCGTATAATACGCCCTCGATCTAACATTATAGCTAATGGAATCTATTTGCGGATAGTTAGGCTTTTTACCTTCGGCATAAACACCTATTGTGTAGTTAATACTACCTGCATCCTGCTCCCAGGCTTTTACAAGCAATTGCCCGGGCGATAGCTTTTTATACAAGTTATAAAAGCCCGATGGGATCAGTTTTAATTTAACCAGCTTATCAAGCGCGTTACCTGCTTTATACAAAGCAGCAAGGCGTTCGCTCACCGTTTTGATATCATCATCGGTCAGTTTTACGGCTGCTGTAAGGCATGAGGCATCTTTACAATCGGTAAGTGAAGCGTTAAGGGCGCTTAGCTTCTTTTGTAAAAGTTGCGACAGTTCCGGATCATTTTTGAGTAAAGCGCGTACTTCGGCATCCTGCTCAAAAAAAGTAAGCAGGCCGTAGTTTTTTGTTTTTACATAATCTGTCGGGGTATTTTTAACTGTGGCCGGGGCTTGCGCGGAGGCGCTTAAACCGCCTAAACCAAGCATTGCTAATAGCAGGAGTTTTTTCATTGAGCTGTTTTTTAACAAGGCGCAAATAACGCCTAAGCAGATAAACTCAAGGTTAACTACCGGTAACTTTCCTCTTACAAAACAGGCCTAATTTTGATTTAAAATAAGATATGCCACCTTTTGGACAAAATAATCCATGTCAATTTTGATATTTGCAAAAGCTGATAATTATACCGAATATCCCTCATGGAAAATGCCGCCTTACTGAAAGCCATTATTGAAAACGCTATTGATGGTATTATCACCATTGATGAACGGGGGAATATCGAAACCATCAACCCTTCGGCATGTAAACTTTTTCAGTACGAACCAGGTGAGGTTGTTGGTAAAAATATATCCATATTGATGCCTCAACCTTACAAGCAGGAGCATGATCATTACATTGACCGTTACCAAACTACCGGCAAGGCGCACATTATAGGAATTGGTCGTGAAGTAACAGGTTTACGCAAGGACGGTACGCAATTCCCGTTCAGGCTTGGGGTTAGCAATGTAAATTTTTCGGGGCGCAAAATATATGCCGGCTTTATCCATGACCTGAGCCGCGAAAAAGAAGCTGAGGAAAAACTGAAAGAATACGCCGCCCATCTGGAAGATGTTGTAGAAGAGCGTACGCTGTCATTAAAGCAATCTGTACGGGAACTGCAAAAGGCAAAAGAAGAAGTAAGCCAATCCCTTGAAAAAGAAAAAGAACTGGGACAGCTGAAAAGCCGCTTTGTATCCATGGCCTCGCACGAGTTTCGTACCCCCCTGAGTGCTGTGCAGCTATCAGCCTCGCTTATTGATAAATATGCCGAACCGCTGCATAGCCCGCAAATAGGCAAGCATGTTAATAAGATCAAGAACGCCGTAGGTAACCTTACCACCATCCTGAACGATTTTCTTTCACTTGAAAAATTAGAGGCCGGGCGTGTTGAACCGTCGTATACTTCTTTTGATATCGTTAAGCTGGCCGAGGAGATAACTGAAGAAATGCAGCTCATGGCTAAGCAAAATCAAAATATCCTTTACCAGCATACCGGTACCACCAGCATGGTACAGCTTGATATCAACCTGCTTAAAAACTGCATTATCAACCTTATTACCAACGCCATCAAATATTCGGGCGAAAACAGCTTTATTGAATTTAATACTGAAATTAACGAATCCGGCTGTTCGGTAACTATCAAGGACAACGGTATAGGGATACCGGAGAGCGATCAGAAACACTTATTTGAGGCTTTTTTCAGGGCGCATAATACCGGTAATATTCCCGGCACTGGTTTAGGACTAAACATTGTTGCCCGGTATGCCGCGCTCATGAACGGTAAGGTTGATTTTGAAAGCAATGTAAACGAAGGTACTTCATTCACCATTTCATTCCCTGCATAATGAGCCAAAAGATCCTGATCATAGAAGATAATACCGACATCCGCGAAAACGTGGTTGAAATACTGGGCCTGGCCGGTTACACTGTTTTTGAAGCGGACAATGGCAAAACCGGTGTCGACCTCGCCATAAAAAACCTACCCGATGTGATTTTGTGCGATATTATGATGCCCGAGCTTGACGGCTATGGCGTTTTATACATGCTGAACAAAAATCCGGAAACGGCAACCATCCCTTTCATATTTTTAACAGCGAAAGCCGAACGAATAGACCAACGCAAGGGCATGGAAATGGGGGCGGATGATTATCTGACCAAGCCTTTTGATGATATGGAATTGTTGAGCGCTATTGAAAGCAGGCTCCGGAAAAAAACTGCCCAGCAAAACTTTTATAGCCAATCGCTTGATAGCTTAAGTTCTATCGTATCAAAAAACACCGGTCTCGCCGAACTAAAGCGCATTATTGCCGAACGTAAGGCGCGCCTGTTTAAAAAAGACCAGGTTATTTATTATGATGGCGATAAAGGGACTGGCTTGTACCTGATATTGAGAGGCAGGGTTAAAACCGTTAAACTGGCCGACGATGGCCGCGAACTGATGACAGGCATCCACTCGGCCGAAGAGTACCTGGGTGTAAATGCCATGCTCTCCAACGAGGCATATACCGATACTGCCACCGCGATGGAGGATAGCCTGCTCTGCCTGATCCCGAAAGACCAGCTGGATAACCTGCTTAATTTATATCCGGACGTTGCCCGTGAGTTTATCAAGTTACTCTCCAACCATATCCGCGACAGGGAAGAACAGCTTTTGCAACTGGCCTATAACTCGGTACGGAAAAGAATGGCCGATACCCTGATGCGTTTATATAAACAACAGGGAGGCGATTTCAAAGTATCCCGCGAGGACCTTGCAGCCATGGCCGGTGTCGCGACAGAAACCGTAAGCCGCACCCTTACCGATTTTAAAGATGAAAACCTTATTGATAAAAAAGGCAGCCAGATCACAGTGCTTTCACCCGAGCGGCTTGGCAAAATGAAAAACTGACCGTCGTCACTTTTTTAGCTGATATTGCTCATTCCTGCAACGATGGCTTAAGGGTAGCTTTGCCTTTGGTTAAGTAAATTAAGGATGAAAGCGATAGCCTACAATATTAAGCCCTTCGAAAAAGAGTTTCTGGCGATAGCCAATCATAAAAAGCATGAGATTACATTGATATCAAACAATCTCACAACAGATACCGCCATATTTGCGGAAGGGAAAACGGCAGCTATCATAACCGTTGACGATGAAGTATCAGCCGATGTTATGGAGAAGCTGGCCATAGCAGGTATTAAATACATTGTTACCCGTTCATCCGAAACAGGTCATATTAATAAAGAAGCAGCCGGGCTATTTGGCATTAAACTCGCCAATATTCCCTTAACCTCACCACAACATATCCAGAGTGGCGATGACGAATTACAAGAGATTTCCAATCAAACCATCCGCTGCCTGGATTTGTGGCAGTTAAATAAATGTGTAGGCAAGGCCTGTGTTTGTGCTAAAGGGTGCAGGGCAGTAGTAGAGGATGAAATAAAGGAAACGGTATAGCCATCGAAAGTTTCCCTCTAACCTATATTTCTAAAGTTGCCCTTTTACTCTATCTAAAACAAGTACTTGGTATATCTCCTGATATGCGCCGTGGGTGCTACCCTATTAATGAAGTTTATAATCGATATTGTAAGGGTAGCCTCTATGAGGCAAAGGATTGTTGTTCCTATTTTACTACAAATAGGTATCCCCTACGGGGAATTGTAAATGAAGAGTTATAAAGCATATGCGTTTCAATAAAAAAACAAACAGACTTACTTCTGTATCAACACCAGCAATTGCTGTGGGGTTTCGTAGGTTGTACCTTTGTAGCTAAGGGCTTTAACGCCAACACATACGGTATCTACAACCTTAGCAGCATGTGTGATGTAGATTTTTCCCCTCACATCCGGCTCGGTGCCGTCATTTACCATTTTCATACCGCTTAGCAATTGCATCACGCTGTCGATACCAGGCTTTTTGTCAAAGTGTTTTTCTTTACCTTCGGGAAAGTAATAATCAAACTTATCGCAGGTAATCCTAAATTGTGTTTCGCGGCCAAGCTCAGTAAACTTGAACTTGATGGATTGTACATCATCATTTGAAGCGGTTTTGCTTTTGCAGGCTGCAAACGTAACAGCAATAAAAAAGAATGTTAAAAGGTTACTCTTTTTCATAAAGGTTTTAATATTAACATAAACCTACAAAATATCCTGAAACTAATACAGCAATCAAAATTAATCGACTTTATTCAGGCTATGATTTTTAACTTTAAAAAGCATGCATCTAATGCGAATGCGCTGCTTTCGCCTTGTTGTTTATAATCATTACATTAAAGTTTATTTATTAAGATTTGGTTGTAAATTGCAAGTTCTTATATATACAAGAACGATATGTCTAAAAGAAAGCAAGCTGATTTCCTGAAGTGGTTTGGCCCATTATTACATGCACTAAGAGATTTGGGTGGATCGGGAAAACCCCGCGAGGTTTCGGAAAAAATCGCACAGAATTTGAAGCTATCAGATTCTATCCTTGAACAAACCCTCAAATCCGGTGAATCAAAATTTCATAATCAGGTGGCATGGGCACGACAATATTTGGTGTGGGAGAAATTCCTGGATGATTCTCAAAGAGGAACGTGGTTATTGACGAAAAAGGGCTGGGAAAATGACGTTTCGGAATCCGATTCTCGACTAATATTTCAGAAATGGGTTAAAATCTATCAGGAAAGAAGAAAATCCAAGTCAACCACAGACATAATTGACGATGTTAATGAAATTGAACCTGAAATCATTGAACAAGATTATACTCCTACATTACTGGAAATATTAAAAAAACTATCACCCAAAGGATTTGAACAGATTTGTGGCTTACTATTAAGAAAATCAGGTTTTGAACAAGTCACCATTACAGGACGTTCAAACGATGGGGGTATAGATGGGGTTGGTATAATTGCCCTTAATGCGTTTGTAACTAATCGTGTATTATTTCAGTGTAAGCGGTACTCGACAACACCGGTTAGCTCCAGCCACCTAAGGGATTTTCGAGGAGCTATGAGCGGCCGAGCTGAAAAGGGCATTGTAATAACAACAGGCCGTTTTTCGGAAGAAGCTAAAAGAGAAGCTTCCAGAGACGGAGTGGGTAACATTGAATTGGTAGACGGCGAGAAATTAGTTGAATTATTTCAAAAAATTGAACTGGGAGTTAAACCGCAGATAGTCTACGAAGTAGATTATTCCTTTTTCGAACCGTATTTATAACAGCTCCCCCTTTAGGGGGTTGGGGGGCTCACTTTAACTCATCCAACACCCTGAACATTTTTTCCTTTATCCCCCGGCTCGATCCGCTGAAGTTATTGACCATGATAGAAAAACAAAGCTCTCGCCCGTTTTTGGTTTGATAACCGGCATAGCACAACACATTGTTGATGCTTCCGCTTTTCATTTTTATATCGTTATAAATCGGCAAACTGGTATAAAAATCAGCAAACCAGCTTTCTTTTTTTGCCGATTGCAGGATACGGGCCAGCGTCAATGTAGTTACCTTATCACCCGGCGAAAGACCGCTGCCATCATAAATATTTAAACTCCGCGTATCTATCCCTCTTGCGGCCCAAAACTTTTGCACCTCATCAACGCCATTAGCAGTT includes:
- a CDS encoding YdcF family protein — encoded protein: MKKLLLLAMLGLGGLSASAQAPATVKNTPTDYVKTKNYGLLTFFEQDAEVRALLKNDPELSQLLQKKLSALNASLTDCKDASCLTAAVKLTDDDIKTVSERLAALYKAGNALDKLVKLKLIPSGFYNLYKKLSPGQLLVKAWEQDAGSINYTIGVYAEGKKPNYPQIDSISYNVRSRAYYTLMYDASATLVGDIKGTKLFFEPAMQAALLYLQINERQDPANYEPMELNANKAAVARVKTIKWADYPYSNILVPGAGPDNLTSPLSGEGMLRCRLAVQEYKAGKAPFIIVSGGKVHPYKTKYNEAEEMKVYLMKTLHMPENVIIIEPHARHTTTNMRNSARLLYKYGIPADKPGIVVTDKSQTDFIMTMDARCQKELNYVPYKLAKRNSETEVEYYPVEEAKQIDPDEPLDPR
- a CDS encoding PAS domain-containing sensor histidine kinase, producing the protein MENAALLKAIIENAIDGIITIDERGNIETINPSACKLFQYEPGEVVGKNISILMPQPYKQEHDHYIDRYQTTGKAHIIGIGREVTGLRKDGTQFPFRLGVSNVNFSGRKIYAGFIHDLSREKEAEEKLKEYAAHLEDVVEERTLSLKQSVRELQKAKEEVSQSLEKEKELGQLKSRFVSMASHEFRTPLSAVQLSASLIDKYAEPLHSPQIGKHVNKIKNAVGNLTTILNDFLSLEKLEAGRVEPSYTSFDIVKLAEEITEEMQLMAKQNQNILYQHTGTTSMVQLDINLLKNCIINLITNAIKYSGENSFIEFNTEINESGCSVTIKDNGIGIPESDQKHLFEAFFRAHNTGNIPGTGLGLNIVARYAALMNGKVDFESNVNEGTSFTISFPA
- a CDS encoding response regulator codes for the protein MSQKILIIEDNTDIRENVVEILGLAGYTVFEADNGKTGVDLAIKNLPDVILCDIMMPELDGYGVLYMLNKNPETATIPFIFLTAKAERIDQRKGMEMGADDYLTKPFDDMELLSAIESRLRKKTAQQNFYSQSLDSLSSIVSKNTGLAELKRIIAERKARLFKKDQVIYYDGDKGTGLYLILRGRVKTVKLADDGRELMTGIHSAEEYLGVNAMLSNEAYTDTATAMEDSLLCLIPKDQLDNLLNLYPDVAREFIKLLSNHIRDREEQLLQLAYNSVRKRMADTLMRLYKQQGGDFKVSREDLAAMAGVATETVSRTLTDFKDENLIDKKGSQITVLSPERLGKMKN
- a CDS encoding lactate dehydrogenase, translated to MKAIAYNIKPFEKEFLAIANHKKHEITLISNNLTTDTAIFAEGKTAAIITVDDEVSADVMEKLAIAGIKYIVTRSSETGHINKEAAGLFGIKLANIPLTSPQHIQSGDDELQEISNQTIRCLDLWQLNKCVGKACVCAKGCRAVVEDEIKETV
- a CDS encoding restriction endonuclease, whose protein sequence is MSKRKQADFLKWFGPLLHALRDLGGSGKPREVSEKIAQNLKLSDSILEQTLKSGESKFHNQVAWARQYLVWEKFLDDSQRGTWLLTKKGWENDVSESDSRLIFQKWVKIYQERRKSKSTTDIIDDVNEIEPEIIEQDYTPTLLEILKKLSPKGFEQICGLLLRKSGFEQVTITGRSNDGGIDGVGIIALNAFVTNRVLFQCKRYSTTPVSSSHLRDFRGAMSGRAEKGIVITTGRFSEEAKREASRDGVGNIELVDGEKLVELFQKIELGVKPQIVYEVDYSFFEPYL